The sequence CCAACTACAAACCTTCCTAGACAATAATAACATTATACCTAAAACCTCATTCGGATTCCGTAAAAACAACTCAACATTAACTTGCGCTAACTACCTGTTAAACaaagtaaaacaaaataaacgggAAGGGTTCCTAACGGCAGTAATATTTTTGGATCTATCTAACGCTTTTAATACTGTTGACAACTCATTGCTGGAACaaataatgaataatttttcCATACCATCAGAAATAATAATGTGGATAAcaagttttctcaaaaatagaaaaataatattcaatacAAGAAACAAAACCATAGAGAGATTTATAAGTAACGGACTACCCCAAGGCGATGTGATGTCACCAACACTGTTTAATATATATACTGTCAATCTACATAATCTCATAGAAGACGATATTGAGCTAATGCAATTTGCAGATGATTTTGCTATCCTAATCAAATCAAATACcgtagaaaatataaataaaagagGACAGATTTTTATAGATAAATTTATAACAGAAATGACTAAACTGAAATTCCAAGTAaacgtcgataaaacaaaagcaatgttattccaaaatagtaataatacattaaatatcaaaattgaaaacaaaataatcgaaacagtaaaacagtatccTTACTTAGGCATAACTTTCGATAGATTTTTAAGTTTTGGAGCACACATTAAGGAGGTAAAGAGAAAAGTGAACGATAGGTTAAATATGATTAAAGTAATATCGGGAAGTAAATTGGGAAGTCACCCCCAAACCATGATAATTGTCTATAACTCGCTTATAAATAGTATGGTAGGATATGGttcatcgatattttcaaattcaaaaaagACTAATTTAAAAGGCCTACAGACAATCACAAACACATGCTTAAGAAGAGTGACAGGCTGTACCCGCACCACACCATTAAATACACTCATGGCGATAGGAGGTCAAAAACCGGTAGAGAAGCAACATAAACAGAATACAGCTAAAGAAATTGCAAGATATTTTCATTCCAAAAACGTAGTCTCAACACAACTCACCTATCATAATCTTATAGATATTGATAGTAACAAATTATCTTATTTAGAACAAACGTACATTGAATATCACGAAATAATTGTTAAAGTATCTCCACTGGAGCAAATTGACACAAAAATCAATATTACAGTAAAAAGCTCTTTAGAAGGAATGGCAGGAAGCAAACACAATTCTAGTTTAGTACAACTACGACAGGCTACACTATTTACTATGAACGGTAAATATAAAGGTAGACCAAAACTTTTTACGGATGCATCAAGAGGACATGGAACATGTGGCGTTGGTGTATTTAACGAATACACGAACTCGAGGATTACGTTGAGACTTGAAACACAGACGTCTATAACAACAGCTGAAATCATAGCAATAGATATAGCACTCGATGATATTGATAGAAATGAAATTAGAAACGCAGTCATATACACTGATTCAAAATCGGCATGTGAAATGATAAACAATACATTAATTGATGGTGTTGGCAGTAGATTAACTACACAAATTATTATAAAAGCACTACGATGGTCAGTAGCAATTCAATGGATACCTAGTCACATACAGATTAATGGCAATGAAATCGCAGATGCACTGGCAAAAAATGGTTTAAATGAAACTAATATCATATCTAATGTAATTCTTCTAAAAGATTCATATTTATGCATAGAACGTCGAATCACACAAGAAACCAACTCGTGGTATCATGATTATGCTGTAGTAAGAGGAaaaggaaacaatttttttgaatttcaaaaatcaatagaaaagaAACCGTGGTTCTACGACAAAGGATTGACTAATGAAGAAACAAGGCTGCTGAATAGATTGCTTGCTGGTCATGATTACTCAAAATATTGGCTGactaaaatgaaaatcgaaCTAGATGAAAACTGCGAAATTTGTCAAGAGGCGGAAACCTCGCAACATACAATTCTATTCTGTAACAAGTTCACTCGCGTTCGCTCTAAATATTCGTTTGATTGCAAGTTCCCATCTTTAATTGAATTGTTTAAATCGAAAAACATCAATATTTTTAAAGAAGTAGTCAACTTTATCAAAGAAATCAAATTAGATCTATAACACATATCAATTGTATTAACAATATTCACTGCCACAACATTTTCTCCTAGCACTTTCGTTTCAGGTATATCTTCAACACTATTAATACTGTCCTTGAGACAATAAAAAGTTCAACAGGGCAATATAGTCACAGTCACTCAGCCCTAAATCCGAGTAGCCAACAGACTACTCACACAgaatgaagaagaagaagaagaagtgtAGGTAGAGTATGTGTAATGTTGCGAAATTATACGACTTGGAAGATACATATTTAAAGCCGGCCAACGTTTTGGTAAAATAGTACAACACACAATCCTGCCGGGACAGGAAGTACGAGTAAATAATTCTTAATTTTAGAATAATCAACAAAATGGAATCGATTTGTGATTTTGGATTCTTCGACGATTTTCCCGACAACGCAATACATCCGTTGCAAATTGATATTGAAGAAAGTGAACAAGATATTCAGCAGAAATTAATTGATAACAAAACGAATATATACAAACCGGCAAAAGGCGAAACGTTGCTTCACCGCGCCATTCGAAGTGACGATAAAACACAAATCAATGCCTTGATAGGTGCATATTGCAACGATTACGATAAAGTGCGCGATTATCTGGTGCTCAATTATCAGTGGGACCCTAGTGATAAAATTTGGCTCAGAAAAAGTATTTTGGTAGCAGTTCGTGAGGAGCATTGTAAATCGGCTAAACAGTTGGAAAACCGTCTGCTTTCGAAAGATGACATTAGAAAAGCAGTTTTCATTTTACTACAATCACCAGTACAAGGGGACCAAGTGGCTGTGATTCATCCAGATAAGAATAATAGGCTAGCAGTATTTCGATTGATTTCAAACCTGATAGGTAATGGGTTTCTGTCATTCAATAATGTATCCCCAGAGGTGGATAATCATCAGACGTTCATGGAAATCGCTGCTTCATATGGTCGTACCAATATTATTGATCGTTTGTTTGAGCTGGGTGTGGATATCGCTATTCCTGAGCATAATGCACTTTTGGCAGCCTTCAAACGTTCTCAGGAAAATACCATACGTTGGTTACTAACTAAGCATTTCGACCATTTCGACTGTACTATTAGGGACAATCAGCAATATAATGCATTGACTTTTTTATTACAAATGCGGAAACACAAATTAATAGAATTTGTCTTACACAAGATGATTGCCTATAGAGTGAAATTCTACAATGAAACAGAAAGTGAAGCATTTAATGAGATCTTCCGTTTTGAGAATAAAGAGTTGTCTTGTCTCTCGATACTGACATTTGTTGGAAAGGGGCATTTTTTGGAAAGTATCGAACAGTTTATCGTAAAGTACAAACTGAACTTGTCCTACCAGTGGGAGAATGTTACGATACTACAACAATTGCTGAGTCGCAAAATAGCTCTGCAGTATTGTTTGGATGAAATTCGTAAGAATCCACAGTTGCTAGGTTTAGTTATCTATGGAAATACaattttgcaagattttttccaCTGGGGATACATCGACTTTCTGATGGAGATTTACAAACTAACACCGGAAGTGAAGAAATACTTCGAAACCGACGGTGCCTTTACCACCATGCGGCAAGTAATCTATGCGGCAAACGAAGATGCGTTGAAGTTTATGTTGGAAAACCATTGCACGTTTCTAAAAAGTAACACCGAAAAATTGAGTAACGAGATAGGAAGAGGCCTATCGAATATTTCTGATAATTTACGCGGAATCCTAATGCAATACTTTCCCGAACTTCAAACGTGTATTGAGGAAGCATATGAAACAAAATCCAATTGCTATTACAAAGACGGTTAgtaatgaaacaaaaataaacacattttttatcAATATTAAAAAGTTACCATTTCAGATATCAAAACCGCATTTCCCAATGTGAATATAGATTTTTCTGCAACTCCTATCAAAGTGGAAAGCACAAAACCTATGTGCGACATTCGGGGAGTAAATGGAGAAACTCTGATTCATTTGGCTGTCGAGAAGAATgatgcaatttttttctctCAACTGCTGGAAACTGGCTGCGATCTGGATGCTGTGGATAACGACGGAAACCATGCCGTGCACTACATCTCATGTATCGCCATGCTCGATCTATTAACCGAGCGTCATCCGGAAGGGAAACAATTAATCCTCCGGAAGAACTACAAAGGATGTTCTGTTCTGCATAGAATTAGTTCTCGTTATATAGAACGCAAAACTGCGCTGTTAGAAAGAGTGATAAATGATGGAGTGGATGTAAATCAAGTAGACGAAAACGGCGAATCCGCTCTTTTTGTGGCTTCAAGCTGTAACGTTTTGAATGTATTTTTGGAGCATGGTGTCGAGTTGGACATTGTGAACCACAAAGGCGAAACTGCCTTTCTCCGACAAGTACGCACTAGACATTGCTGTATGGTACGTGCGCTTCTATCTCTAGTTCGAGAGTTTCCTAGTTTCAAAGAACATGCTCACGAGTATCTACCTTTCATGATGACGTCAAGAAGTCGAGACTCATTTTATTGCGATTACCAGTGGTTTCTGGAGAAATATCCCGACACAACTAAACTTCTTTTCGATTCAGTATTCGAACACTCGCGGGAAGAAGCTTCTCGGTTATTTGCCACAGCATGTTACAAATCGATTAATTTTGTAGTGGAAAAGTTCTTAGATTATGACTACGATCTGGATTACAATTTCAAAGATGACGACGAGTACTCCCCTATTATCGGGCTGCTGAGCTACATGGAAGAAAAAAATGATCATTTGGTGAAACGCTTGTTAGAAAAAGGGGTCGACCTGGAAATGCGCAATAACTGGGGACGCAACGCATTACTGACACTAGTGTGGGGTTTCCGATCTGCCAAATGGTACGGACACAGTGTAGCCTCAGTGCAACTCTTGGTGGACCACGGAGCAAACGTCAATGCTGCGGATAACGAACAACAAAATACGGCGCTTCATTACGCTTTTTCACAAGGTGAACTGGAACTAGTAGAAATATTAGTTGAAAATGGAGCCAATTTGAAGGCTAGGAATAATGATGGCAAAATGCCGTATCAGATGGGATCGCGATTGAATGAagagttgttttattttatggaTTGAACGCGTTGAGTTCTGTGGGTTCGATGCATTCTTGAAAAATTTATAGATAGTATTATTCCATTTAGGAAATTTaaaagatccaatgaatattttttatgaaacgaTGTTATGCAAGCAATATCGTTATTGCACTTTATTTGAAGGCAATTGCCTTTTCTGTGATATGTTCTTTAGAACCGAATTTAAGAAAACCAGACAGAATAAATTCGCGTGCCTAAATGTACTTAATGGCACAATATCGAGAATTGTCGATTATCTTCAAGATGACATTCCAGATAATCATTTTGTTCCTATATCGCATTATCTTGATTTTTTAAAGTACTCTTGCATTTACTCCAAAGCACGATcggactgttctaaatttttcatgcaagcacaaaaaaaaaagatatcccCTCCTCTTCCCCTAAATGGGATTCACTTCCATCTACCCCTTTTCTTCATTCATCTGGTGGCGTCACTTGAGATGACACACCACTCCCCCTTTTTTTTCTTGTAcctgtcggattagattcaacaaCCATATTCACTGGGTTGTCGTTCGGCATCCTGATGACATTGGGCATCATCAGCCCATCGCAGTCGTTCGATGTTTCATCTGTATTCTGTCATAGATGGTTCACAGcccattttttcgaaaaaaattaaggGTATGGTAATCTTCAAAATCCAAGTCTCGTTACttcagagaacaaccggtctaatgagcgttttgtagatggtcagttTCTGCGAAGGTGTACTTTTCTCGAACGAAATGTTTTCTTAATTctaagtaagcacgatttctctGTTGGTATCATTGTCaatggtcaccagtgagcccaaatacacgaatacACCTCTATATCGTAACCGTATATTAATCCTTGTGGCAAGAGGCGTCGTTTTTCTTCTTTGGGGCAGCTTTCTCTCATGTACTTTGTTTCCGACGCATTTATTGCCCGTCGAATCTACCTATCTTCggtctttcagtccgatgtatgatTCCATCATCATCTcaaagttacgtgtcacaatatatcGATGTCGTCAATCTCCGTTTGtttaatcacaccttccaaacaCTAACCAAGAGACGTGATAATCCATCACCtttccgtagccctctccgagactcGAAAGGACTGAAGCAcgccccagatactcggacgataCACattactctatccatcgttccTTTGAAAAATCGCGTGAGTTACTCTGGAAAAACTCGTTTTTGGGCATAATCTGTCTTCTGGATAGATTTGAGTTTGCTATATTCGCGGCATCAGTAAATCCCGCTCGGTCCTCAATTTGTCATGATATATAACGGCAAAAAAATTGTGAGAGAACGTGGTGGGCGCAGcagtctaaagactgtcccagaaagtatggacgcaacccaaaaccgctgccatttcgcaatggttcagaatctgtcattttttatggctgcgtcctgttgtttacactcttctctaaccatttgtgcagttgtttattcgttttcattagtttgtttcgaaatgcgtggactttcagcagaacaacgtcgaaaaattgtgtacaaatggtgcacagaacgcggactgtcactgagaaagatagctaaatggaaggagtaagtgaaaaagccgtgcaaaatgcaatcaggaagtttggtgaggatttgaggataaaccgaaaacgggtcgaaaaaaaggtcctgctaaccctcagttggataaacgtatactgaaggcgatcgagcaaaagaaggaggtttcagcctGGATGTGACcataaaagtgggcacttcgaagtcaaatgttcttcgtcctaaagaacgtttgaatcttcgaacctattaaaagcagaaacaaccaaaacacgtagtccgaaacaagaagcatcgatcaggccgagggttcaaaagctgtacaatacgatccctgctggaaatttgaactgcataatcatggacgacgaaacctacgtgaaactcgattacaaatcctagccgggaccacaatattatacggtgcgaga comes from Malaya genurostris strain Urasoe2022 chromosome 3, Malgen_1.1, whole genome shotgun sequence and encodes:
- the LOC131437379 gene encoding uncharacterized protein LOC131437379, translated to MESICDFGFFDDFPDNAIHPLQIDIEESEQDIQQKLIDNKTNIYKPAKGETLLHRAIRSDDKTQINALIGAYCNDYDKVRDYLVLNYQWDPSDKIWLRKSILVAVREEHCKSAKQLENRLLSKDDIRKAVFILLQSPVQGDQVAVIHPDKNNRLAVFRLISNLIGNGFLSFNNVSPEVDNHQTFMEIAASYGRTNIIDRLFELGVDIAIPEHNALLAAFKRSQENTIRWLLTKHFDHFDCTIRDNQQYNALTFLLQMRKHKLIEFVLHKMIAYRVKFYNETESEAFNEIFRFENKELSCLSILTFVGKGHFLESIEQFIVKYKLNLSYQWENVTILQQLLSRKIALQYCLDEIRKNPQLLGLVIYGNTILQDFFHWGYIDFLMEIYKLTPEVKKYFETDGAFTTMRQVIYAANEDALKFMLENHCTFLKSNTEKLSNEIGRGLSNISDNLRGILMQYFPELQTCIEEAYETKSNCYYKDDIKTAFPNVNIDFSATPIKVESTKPMCDIRGVNGETLIHLAVEKNDAIFFSQLLETGCDLDAVDNDGNHAVHYISCIAMLDLLTERHPEGKQLILRKNYKGCSVLHRISSRYIERKTALLERVINDGVDVNQVDENGESALFVASSCNVLNVFLEHGVELDIVNHKGETAFLRQVRTRHCCMVRALLSLVREFPSFKEHAHEYLPFMMTSRSRDSFYCDYQWFLEKYPDTTKLLFDSVFEHSREEASRLFATACYKSINFVVEKFLDYDYDLDYNFKDDDEYSPIIGLLSYMEEKNDHLVKRLLEKGVDLEMRNNWGRNALLTLVWGFRSAKWYGHSVASVQLLVDHGANVNAADNEQQNTALHYAFSQGELELVEILVENGANLKARNNDGKMPYQMGSRLNEELFYFMD